The following coding sequences are from one Phycisphaeraceae bacterium window:
- a CDS encoding helix-turn-helix transcriptional regulator — MIRAAPLRAAKLPAPPPSPLATPAAPPAAVAKVDAPRAKQQQCPVQRALEVIASKWAILILHHLQNGPVRFSALQRELQGVSQKVLSQQLRRLEHHGLVVRRVHPTVPPSVEYSATPAALELKPALKSLCEWAQTYMPTPADTQA; from the coding sequence ATGATCCGTGCAGCCCCTTTGCGTGCCGCCAAACTCCCAGCCCCACCGCCCTCCCCACTCGCCACCCCCGCAGCGCCGCCCGCGGCCGTCGCCAAGGTCGATGCGCCGCGCGCCAAGCAGCAGCAGTGCCCGGTGCAGCGAGCCCTGGAAGTCATCGCTTCCAAGTGGGCCATCCTGATCCTGCACCACCTCCAGAACGGTCCCGTCCGCTTCAGCGCCCTGCAGCGCGAACTCCAGGGTGTGTCGCAGAAGGTCCTCTCCCAGCAACTCCGCCGCCTGGAGCACCACGGCCTGGTCGTCCGCCGCGTTCACCCGACCGTGCCCCCGAGCGTGGAGTACTCCGCGACCCCCGCCGCCCTTGAACTCAAGCCGGCGCTCAAGTCGCTCTGCGAGTGGGCCCAGACCTACATGCCCACGCCCGCCGACACCCAGGCCTGA
- a CDS encoding tetratricopeptide repeat protein: MTDRTCTRRTWTLPLLLTMGAAALAGCSNTKQQFIDPPNYSEMSARFDKARSLAFAAQTAEKNNKPDEAISLYRQSLEQYREMPMVWNNMGALLLAKGEGMEAASAFRMAGDLSPKDPRPMFNLGVLWEQRGYADEAARYYTLALDRDENYLDALRYSIRLDTHILLRTNDVTARRLQRALLLETDPKWREFFLREKSRIDAKMAADGGNLAQ; encoded by the coding sequence ATGACCGACCGCACCTGCACACGCCGGACCTGGACCCTGCCGCTCCTGCTGACGATGGGCGCGGCGGCGCTCGCCGGGTGCAGCAACACGAAGCAGCAGTTCATCGATCCGCCCAACTACTCCGAGATGTCGGCCCGCTTCGACAAGGCGAGGAGCCTGGCATTCGCGGCGCAGACGGCGGAGAAGAACAACAAGCCCGACGAGGCGATCTCGCTGTACCGCCAGTCGCTGGAGCAGTACCGCGAGATGCCCATGGTGTGGAACAACATGGGGGCGCTGCTGCTGGCCAAGGGCGAGGGGATGGAGGCGGCGTCGGCGTTCCGCATGGCGGGCGACTTGTCCCCCAAGGACCCCAGGCCGATGTTCAACCTGGGGGTGCTGTGGGAGCAGCGGGGCTACGCGGACGAGGCGGCGCGGTACTACACGCTGGCGCTGGACCGGGACGAGAACTACCTCGATGCGCTGCGGTACTCGATCCGGCTGGACACGCACATCCTGCTGCGGACTAACGACGTGACGGCCCGGCGGCTGCAGCGGGCGCTGCTGCTGGAGACCGACCCCAAGTGGCGGGAGTTCTTCCTGCGGGAGAAGTCGCGGATCGACGCGAAGATGGCCGCGGACGGCGGAAACCTCGCACAATGA
- the gspG gene encoding type II secretion system major pseudopilin GspG — protein sequence MPAPLSSARTPLRTTALRRGFTLLEMMLVVVIIGLLATVVIYNIAGQSTAALEGVTKTRIAQIKSALDQYYSRNGDYPSSGQLLLLTQGSAPILEKIPTDGWKRPFIYLKPGQEQGKDYSLYSAGKDGQPGTNDDVNVWFLDKE from the coding sequence ATGCCCGCACCGCTGTCATCTGCCCGCACCCCGCTCCGAACCACCGCTCTCCGACGCGGCTTTACCCTGCTGGAGATGATGCTCGTCGTCGTCATCATCGGTCTGCTCGCGACGGTCGTGATCTACAACATCGCCGGCCAGAGCACGGCTGCCCTTGAGGGTGTCACCAAGACCCGCATCGCGCAGATCAAGTCCGCTCTCGATCAGTATTACAGCCGCAACGGCGACTATCCCTCCTCGGGCCAGTTGCTCCTGCTCACCCAGGGGTCAGCCCCGATCCTTGAGAAGATCCCCACCGACGGCTGGAAGCGCCCCTTTATCTACCTCAAGCCCGGCCAGGAGCAGGGCAAGGACTACTCCCTCTACAGCGCCGGCAAGGACGGCCAGCCCGGCACCAATGACGACGTCAACGTCTGGTTCCTCGACAAGGAGTAG
- a CDS encoding type II secretion system F family protein: MTRIAGPSSFLYIAVRAGGRRKFGVRQARSASALAESLRRESLMLMKWWRLPAWAGQDSRLTLKDHEALNEQLAQLLSRGVPLVEALEVTASAVRPSAKGRIDRMKDLVASGSSFGDACKAVGGFDDVTIAVYRGAERTGDLAGAAKRLGETARRQLAVSGKAATLMIYPSIVLSISILIATGMLIGVVPLLGSRLSEMGIKLPLYSKIVMATGTWMQENLTLLGLLAAGAIVAVLVLRARVGALIAKVVRTLPLIREVILAQEAARFFSTMAAMVRSGVQIAEALGVANQAVQHPKLRAQLERLRTRLISGGLLRTLIEEVDALPLATRRLLIASERSGDLENAFSTLAGDMADEVDRRSTRLLAALEPIMIVMMFLIIGSLLVSILLPLLTLKITPGG; this comes from the coding sequence ATGACCCGCATCGCCGGACCATCCTCCTTCCTCTATATCGCCGTCCGCGCCGGGGGGCGCCGCAAGTTCGGAGTCCGGCAGGCCCGCTCCGCCTCCGCTCTCGCTGAGTCCCTCCGGCGCGAATCGCTCATGCTCATGAAGTGGTGGCGACTCCCCGCCTGGGCCGGACAGGATTCGCGCCTCACCCTCAAGGACCACGAGGCCCTCAACGAGCAACTCGCCCAACTCCTCTCCCGAGGCGTCCCCCTCGTCGAGGCCCTCGAGGTCACCGCCTCAGCCGTCCGCCCCTCCGCCAAGGGCCGCATCGACCGCATGAAGGACCTTGTCGCCTCCGGCTCCTCCTTCGGCGACGCCTGCAAGGCCGTCGGCGGCTTCGACGATGTCACCATCGCCGTCTACCGCGGCGCCGAACGCACCGGCGACCTGGCCGGCGCCGCCAAGCGTCTCGGCGAGACCGCCCGCCGCCAGCTCGCGGTCTCCGGCAAGGCCGCCACGCTCATGATCTACCCTTCGATCGTCCTCTCGATCAGCATCCTTATCGCTACCGGCATGCTCATCGGCGTCGTGCCGCTCCTTGGTTCGAGGCTCTCCGAGATGGGCATCAAGCTCCCCCTCTACTCCAAGATCGTGATGGCCACCGGCACCTGGATGCAGGAGAACCTCACGCTGCTCGGCCTCCTGGCCGCGGGCGCGATCGTCGCGGTGCTGGTGCTCCGGGCCCGCGTCGGGGCCCTTATCGCCAAGGTCGTCCGCACCCTCCCCCTGATCCGCGAGGTCATCCTCGCGCAGGAGGCCGCCCGCTTCTTCTCGACCATGGCCGCGATGGTCCGCTCGGGCGTCCAGATCGCCGAGGCCCTGGGCGTCGCCAACCAGGCCGTGCAGCACCCCAAACTCCGCGCACAGCTCGAACGCCTCCGCACCCGGCTGATCTCCGGCGGGCTCCTCCGCACACTGATCGAAGAGGTCGACGCCCTCCCCCTTGCCACCCGCCGCCTGCTGATCGCCTCCGAACGCTCCGGCGATCTCGAGAACGCCTTCTCCACCCTCGCCGGCGACATGGCCGACGAGGTCGATCGACGCTCCACCCGCCTCCTCGCCGCCCTGGAGCCCATCATGATCGTGATGATGTTCCTCATCATCGGGTCGCTCCTGGTCTCAATTCTCCTTCCCCTCCTCACCCTCAAGATCACCCCTGGCGGCTGA
- the tdh gene encoding L-threonine 3-dehydrogenase, whose protein sequence is MTTVSPTTTTAASARTMRSLVKHHAGPELQMMQRPVPEPGPREVLIRVKKAGICGTDRHIWEWDAWAAGRIPVGIITGHEFVGVVERVGSAVTRVKAGERVSAEGHISPGVGYNARTGNAHIASGMVILGVDRDGCFAEYVCVPEENVWPVDPRIPDTVAAVLDPLGNAVHTVMAAGVSAKSVLVTGVGIIGLMAVGVAKAAGASRIFCTDVDAKRLALAKRLGAAEAYDARDAGWIQDVRSQCRGDGPDVLLEMSGAPAAIDAGFTALRMGGTAALLGIPSRPITFDLNNHVVFKGATVLGINGRKMFETWYQMEALLLSGRLRLDEIITHEIPMADFAKGFSLMQSGEGIKVVLSIGE, encoded by the coding sequence GTGACCACGGTATCCCCGACGACAACGACGGCCGCGTCAGCCCGCACCATGAGGAGCCTGGTGAAGCACCATGCGGGTCCGGAGTTGCAGATGATGCAGCGTCCGGTGCCCGAGCCGGGGCCGAGGGAGGTGCTGATCCGGGTGAAGAAGGCGGGGATCTGCGGAACGGACCGGCACATCTGGGAGTGGGACGCGTGGGCGGCGGGGCGGATCCCGGTGGGGATCATCACGGGGCACGAGTTCGTGGGAGTCGTCGAGCGGGTGGGGAGCGCGGTGACGCGGGTGAAGGCCGGGGAGCGGGTGAGCGCCGAGGGGCACATCTCGCCGGGCGTGGGGTACAACGCGAGGACGGGGAACGCGCACATCGCGAGTGGGATGGTGATCCTCGGGGTGGACCGCGACGGGTGCTTCGCGGAGTACGTGTGCGTCCCTGAGGAGAACGTCTGGCCGGTGGATCCGCGGATCCCGGACACGGTCGCGGCGGTGCTCGATCCCCTGGGGAACGCGGTGCACACGGTGATGGCGGCGGGGGTGAGCGCGAAGTCGGTGCTGGTGACGGGGGTGGGAATCATCGGGCTGATGGCGGTGGGCGTGGCGAAGGCGGCGGGGGCGAGCCGGATCTTCTGCACCGATGTGGACGCGAAGCGGCTGGCTTTGGCCAAGCGGCTGGGAGCCGCCGAGGCGTACGACGCGCGCGATGCGGGGTGGATCCAGGATGTGCGGAGCCAGTGCCGCGGCGATGGGCCGGACGTGCTGCTGGAGATGAGCGGGGCGCCGGCGGCGATCGACGCGGGGTTCACGGCGCTGCGGATGGGCGGGACGGCGGCGCTGTTGGGGATCCCGTCGAGGCCGATCACGTTCGACCTGAACAACCACGTGGTGTTCAAGGGCGCGACGGTGCTGGGGATCAACGGACGCAAGATGTTCGAGACGTGGTACCAGATGGAGGCGCTGCTGCTGAGCGGGCGGCTGCGGCTGGATGAGATCATCACGCACGAGATCCCGATGGCGGACTTTGCGAAGGGGTTCTCGCTGATGCAGAGCGGCGAGGGGATCAAGGTGGTCCTGTCGATCGGCGAGTAA
- a CDS encoding 16S rRNA (uracil(1498)-N(3))-methyltransferase: MHRMIVDGDAGVAEGALVIVTGEEARHAARVKRVDEGEAVELMDGRGMVASGVVEQADAGRGGRKSEREPAVAVRVGRVRRESAVSPRVEVWTAAPKGGRVDEMVELLSQVGAAAWVPVRMARSVVKPGETKLARLERIALEAMKQCGRAWVMEVGAERGLEEALRGREGVEVVVADASGDAYEGVAAREVRLVVGPEGGFTESELLAAREAGARIARFGPHVMRIETAAAAGAAVVLNAAGGAAR, encoded by the coding sequence ATGCACCGGATGATTGTTGATGGTGATGCGGGTGTGGCGGAGGGGGCGCTGGTGATCGTGACGGGCGAGGAGGCGAGGCACGCTGCGCGGGTGAAGCGGGTGGACGAGGGGGAGGCGGTGGAGTTGATGGATGGGCGGGGGATGGTTGCCTCGGGGGTCGTTGAGCAGGCCGATGCGGGGCGCGGGGGGCGAAAGAGCGAGCGGGAGCCGGCGGTGGCGGTGCGGGTGGGCCGGGTGAGGAGGGAGTCGGCGGTGTCGCCCCGGGTGGAGGTGTGGACGGCGGCGCCGAAGGGTGGGCGCGTGGATGAGATGGTGGAGTTGCTGAGCCAGGTCGGGGCCGCCGCGTGGGTGCCTGTGAGGATGGCGCGGAGCGTGGTGAAGCCGGGGGAGACAAAGTTGGCGCGTCTGGAGCGGATCGCGCTGGAGGCGATGAAGCAGTGCGGGCGGGCGTGGGTGATGGAGGTGGGAGCGGAGCGAGGGCTTGAGGAGGCGCTGCGGGGACGGGAGGGAGTGGAGGTGGTGGTGGCGGACGCATCTGGGGATGCGTACGAGGGTGTCGCGGCGAGGGAGGTGCGCCTGGTGGTGGGGCCCGAAGGAGGATTTACGGAGTCTGAACTTCTCGCGGCGCGGGAGGCCGGGGCACGGATCGCGCGGTTCGGGCCGCACGTGATGCGGATCGAGACGGCGGCGGCGGCAGGCGCGGCGGTGGTGCTGAATGCGGCAGGCGGGGCGGCGCGCTAA